The Altererythrobacter sp. ZODW24 genome window below encodes:
- a CDS encoding chorismate mutase, producing MSQTDTDMQLASFRRSIDNFDAALIHILAERFRITQAVGEYKAVNKLPPADPSRETAQIERLRALAEEANLDPEFSEKFLRFIIDEVIRHHEKARGG from the coding sequence ATGAGCCAGACTGATACCGATATGCAACTCGCATCCTTCCGCCGCAGTATCGATAATTTCGACGCGGCGCTGATTCACATATTGGCGGAACGTTTCCGGATTACGCAGGCAGTGGGTGAATATAAGGCGGTCAACAAACTGCCACCGGCCGATCCCAGCCGCGAGACCGCCCAGATCGAACGGCTGCGCGCATTGGCAGAAGAAGCCAATCTCGACCCGGAATTCAGCGAGAAATTTCTGCGCTTTATTATCGATGAAGTGATCCGGCACCATGAGAAGGCGCGCGGGGGTTAA